The region GCTGGCAGACTGTTTACGATCACGACACGTTCAGCATGGATGACAAAATGGGAGATGCAGAGTTTGACATCAAACCATTTGTCGAGGCTTTGAAAATGAACTTAGATGGCCTCCCATCTGGCACTGTAATTACAAGAGTACTGCCATGCAGGACAAACTGCCTTGCCGAAGAGAGTCGAGTCGTATGGCAAGATGGTAAAGTTGTGCAAGATATGATACTAAGGTTGAGAAATGTTGAATGTGGAGAAGTTGAACTCCAGCTTCAGTGGATTGAACTTCCTGGCAGTAAGATTGTGTAGATTAGCTTCTTGTCTATAGCAATTACAAACTGGTTTCTGAATCCTACATCCCTATG is a window of Lycium ferocissimum isolate CSIRO_LF1 chromosome 12, AGI_CSIRO_Lferr_CH_V1, whole genome shotgun sequence DNA encoding:
- the LOC132040485 gene encoding protein C2-DOMAIN ABA-RELATED 4-like, producing the protein MESSPKTPDSKGAAAGSATKSLMDNLLGLLRIKIKKGVNLAVRDVRTSDPYCVVKMGKKQKLKTRVIKKDINPEWNEDLTLSVSDPNLPIKLTVYDHDTFSMDDKMGDAEFDIKPFVEALKMNLDGLPSGTVITRVLPCRTNCLAEESRVVWQDGKVVQDMILRLRNVECGEVELQLQWIELPGSKIV